The following coding sequences lie in one Acropora palmata chromosome 3, jaAcrPala1.3, whole genome shotgun sequence genomic window:
- the LOC141875709 gene encoding uncharacterized protein LOC141875709, which translates to MREAPMHNSENNLLPKRRTMSPLLLTNLQAHTTKQTAGGKESMDPASRKERLFSASSRTSSSSPKYEPSLSEKCITPPFTPPLELTNERENLTKNFHLRRPSEHFLEVLGAQKMGHSALSKTKSGTSLPPLQKRNDGEELVNLGPGEVKIAISGSVCSVGSSKQRNDDNQILFLSGTKKPFVEPNHNNGKILRKTNSLPLIKTFSNQTNGLSFLNGPVHRNCTNSAVVRPQGVLDESQTVPLPFDENLEDEKEDAEILDEREEEQDLAKFSMICQWLKDCEKAKIT; encoded by the coding sequence ATGCGAGAGGCACCCATGCACAACtcagaaaataatttacttCCAAAGCGACGTACGATGTCACCTTTGCTGTTAACGAACTTGCAAGCTCacacaacaaagcaaacagctgGAGGTAAAGAGAGTATGGATCCCGCGAGCAGAAAAGAACGTTTGTTTTCTGCTTCGTCGAGGACGAGTAGTTCAAGTCCTAAATACGAACCAAGTTTGTCCGAAAAGTGCATTACTCCACCGTTTACACCGCCCTTGGAATTAACTAACGAAAGAGAAAACTTAACAAAAAATTTTCACTTGAGACGACCTTCAGAACATTTCCTCGAAGTTTTGGGAGCGCAAAAGATGGGGCACTCGGCCTTATCAAAAACCAAATCGGGCACATCATTGCCACCCCtacaaaaacgaaatgatgGAGAAGAGTTGGTTAACTTGGGTCCCGGGGAAGTTAAAATTGCAATTAGTGGAAGTGTTTGTAGCGTTGGTTCCTCCAAGCAAAGGAATGATGACAACCaaattctctttctttccGGTACAAAGAAACCGTTTGTAGAACCAAACCATAATAATGGAAAGATTCTTCGAAAAACGAACTCTCTACCTTTGATAAAAACCTTTTCTAACCAAACGAATGGGCTATCATTCCTTAACGGACCTGTTCATCGAAATTGCACGAATTCTGCGGTCGTTAGACCGCAAGGGGTGCTGGACGAATCTCAAACTGTTCCTTTGCCATTTGATGAAAACTTAGAGGATGAAAAAGAGGACGCAGAAATTCTTGATGAACGGGAAGAGGAGCAGGATTTAGCAAAATTCTCCATGATTTGCCAATGGTTAAAAGATTGTGAAAAAGCCAAAATCACGTAA